Within Phycisphaerae bacterium, the genomic segment ACACCGAGGTCGACAGCCCCATGGCGGCTTCCCGCAAAGCTGTCTGAACCAGGACCAGATTGACGGCAAAGTTGATCACCACGTTGATCACCGACACCCGCAACGGCGTCTTGGCATCGTGCATGGCGTAGAAGGTGCGCACCAGTAGGTGATTAACCCCATAGGCAATGATACCCAAGGCATACATGTACAGGGCAAATGCTACACGCGGCGCCGAATCCGGGTTCTCTGCGAATTGCCCTCGCTCGAATAGCGTCCGCACAAGCGGATCCCGCACCAGAATCAGACCCACCATGCACGGCAAAGCCTCAAACTCGACCACGCGAATCCCGCGAGCCAGCGTGGCCTTCATGCCCGGAATGTCATTGTCCGCCACGTGCTTCGCCAGCGTCGGAAAGATCGCCGTCGCCATCGCGATCGCAAAAACCCCCAGCGGGAACTGGTACAACTCCTGGGCATAGCCCAGGATCGCCGGCCCCACACGCTCGGGAACGAACCAGTAGGCGATCAGGTTGTCCAACAAGCTGCTGATCGGAACCACCGCCAGACCGCCCATCATGGGCAGCATCGTCACGCAAATCCGGCGAATGTTTGGGTCCCGCGTGTTGATCCGCAAAGGCAAACGCAACCCGCACTGCCTGGCCGACAGCCATTGCCATGCCAGTTGAAAGATCCCCGAAACGACCACGGCCGCCGCCAGCAGCACGATCTGGCGCCGCATGCCGCCTGGCACCACTCGCGGAGCCAACCATGCCGCGGCAATCATGAAGATGTTCAGGATGATCGGTGCCGCCGCCGGGGATGCAAACCGACCAAAGACGTTCTGCACCCCGCCAAGCACGGCGGCGGTGCAGATGAAAATCATGTAAGGGAGCATCAGGCCGGTCAGGGCAAATGTTAGGGCGTTGTCTGAGTCGCCGCCGTAAACCCAGTACAGACCGGCGACAACGCACTCGCCGATGATACACAGGCCGGCCAGCACCGCGAGCTGAAGGCCCAGCAGCCGTCCCGCCAGAACATCCGTTGCCCCCTTGCTGTCCCGTGCCAGCGTCTCGGTCAGCACCGGGATGCTCGCCGCCGACAGCGCTCCCTCCCCAAACAGCCGCCGGAAAAGATTAGGAATCTGGAAACCCATCCGGAAAGCCGACCACACCACCTCCGTGCCGAACGCGTGGGCGCAGACGATATCCCGCACTAACCCCAGAATGCGCGAAACCAGCGTCAGTACGCTGATCAGCTTGGCTGACTGTAGAACCTTCGACATCGGTCCAGAGAATATCGACAGAACAGGCACTCAAAGAACAAGAGTCCCTGCCAAAACCACACTGGGACCGGCTTCCGTAACAGATGGCCACGCCGCCCCCGCTCTCTCGAGGCCCCGCCCCTATCACGTTCTTTATTCCAGGGTATTGGGTCCCACCGAGTTGAATGGTATGATAAA encodes:
- the murJ gene encoding murein biosynthesis integral membrane protein MurJ, translating into MSKVLQSAKLISVLTLVSRILGLVRDIVCAHAFGTEVVWSAFRMGFQIPNLFRRLFGEGALSAASIPVLTETLARDSKGATDVLAGRLLGLQLAVLAGLCIIGECVVAGLYWVYGGDSDNALTFALTGLMLPYMIFICTAAVLGGVQNVFGRFASPAAAPIILNIFMIAAAWLAPRVVPGGMRRQIVLLAAAVVVSGIFQLAWQWLSARQCGLRLPLRINTRDPNIRRICVTMLPMMGGLAVVPISSLLDNLIAYWFVPERVGPAILGYAQELYQFPLGVFAIAMATAIFPTLAKHVADNDIPGMKATLARGIRVVEFEALPCMVGLILVRDPLVRTLFERGQFAENPDSAPRVAFALYMYALGIIAYGVNHLLVRTFYAMHDAKTPLRVSVINVVINFAVNLVLVQTALREAAMGLSTSVCAMGQVVALSVLLRRRIGPLAWGEIGRSVTRSAAATVIMALTVLVVDHYVDGSLRPLYRLVILVCTGGIAYLGAAFVLGCQEMREMLRK